Proteins co-encoded in one Plasmodium berghei ANKA genome assembly, chromosome: 11 genomic window:
- a CDS encoding CUGBP Elav-like family member 1, putative produces MDNNDNIDSNDNSSDTNTANYNQGKNDIISEEIDFTKEDNELSGSTKNSKSKNDSSAKGKSSDKDDINMDYSDHTFPCHPAPPVSIKLFIGRVPKNYEEEQLRPIFEEFGIVNEVVIIRDKITNIHKSSAFVKMASISEADNAIRSLNNQRTLDQQLGSLQVKYASGEVMKLGFPQNVESGVDQAKLFIGSLPKNITEESIKDMFSVYGSVEEVFIMKDNSTGLGKGCSFVKFAYKEQALYAISSLNGKKTLEGCNRPVEVRFAEPKSSKQSQSQLGIQPIQNAPHGISPQAHPGTPNNINYGNNFGVNNNYPRQVGVWKEYYSGEGRPYYYNEQTNTTQWEMPKEFETLFMNNNPNIHNLSDSSGPPGANLFIFHVPNEWQQTDLIQAFSPFGELLSARIATEKNTGRNRGFAFVSYENIESAAAAISQMNGFMALNKKLKVTVKKGEEEEMKKYISQNGVNTFQQMARQQKNIPSQPNTIGQPNFAAHQNPQAQNFFYSNNNSYRCGPY; encoded by the exons atggataataatgataatatagaTTCAAATGATAATTCCTCTGATACCAATACAGCGAATTATAATCaaggaaaaaatgatataatatcAGAAGAAATAGATTTTACAAAAGAAGATAATGAATTATCAGGGAGCacaaaaaattcaaaatcaaaaaatgataGTTCAGCTAAAGGAAAATCATCTGATAAagatgatataaatatggatTATAGTGATCATACCTTTCCTTGCCATCCAGCACCCCCTGTTTCTATAAAACTATTTATAGGAAGAGttccaaaaaattatgaagaAGAACAATTAAGACCAATATTTGAAGAATTTGGTATAGTAAATGAAGTAGTAATAATAAGagataaaataacaaatatacataaatcAAGCGCTTTTGTAAAAATGGCTTCGATATCTGAAGCAGACAATGCAATAAGATCATTAAATAATCAACGAACTTTAGATCAACAATTAGGATCACTTCAAGTTAAATATGCATCAGGAGAAGTTATGAAATTAGGGTTCCCACAAAATGTAGAATCAGGTGTTGACCAagcaaaattatttattggGTCATTAcctaaaaatattactgAAGAAAGTATTAAAGATATGTTTTCTGTATATGGATCTGTTGAAGaagtttttattatgaaaGATAATTCTACTGGTTTAGGTAAAGGGTGTTCTTTTGTTAAATTTGCATATAAAGAACAAGCCTTGTATGCTATTAGCTCACTAAACggtaaaaaaacattagAAGGTTGTAATAGGCCAGTTGAAGTCAGATTTGCAGAACCCAAATCATCAAAACAATCACAATCACAATTAGGAATCCAACCTATCCAAAATGCACCACATGGTATTTCACCACAAGCCCACCCTGGTACCcctaataatattaattatggtaataattttggtgtaaataataattatccTCGACAAGTCGGTGTATGGAAAGAATATTACTCTGGTGAAGGCCGgccatattattataatgaaCAAACTAACACAACACAGTGGGAAATGCCTAAAGAGTTTGAAACActttttatgaataataatccCAACATACATAACCTTTCGGATTCTTCAG GTCCCCCAGGTGCtaacttatttattttccatGTCCCAAATGAATGGCAACAAACAGATTTAATTCAAGCATTCTCTCCATTTGGTGAATTATTATCAGCAAGAATAGCAactgaaaaaaatacagGGCGAAATAGAGGATTTGCTTTTGTTtcttatgaaaatattgaaaGTGCTGCTGCTGCTATATCTCAAATGAATGGATTTATGGcattgaataaaaaattaaaagtcACAGTAAAAAAAGGAGAAGAAgaagaaatgaaaaaatatattagcCAGAATGGAGTAAACACATTTCAACAAATGGCAAGAcagcaaaaaaatattccatCTCAACCAAATACTATAGGCCAACCAAATTTTGCAGCGCATCAAAATCCACAAGCCCAAAATTTTTTCTactcaaataataatagctATAGATGCGGCccatattaa
- a CDS encoding ADP-ribosylation factor, putative: MGNVATNNVIKNKNPDAKKYNILILGLSGSGKTTLLYHNIIPEWSNITSCMEPTISYHYEEIKLMNGRIGFWDISGNTIMRNIWQLIYRNIMVNAVLYIINIMDISDEAIAENNSLISLLLNDECLQTSCIVLVFNTFNEVSNIDETTKNELLIRYKIKDLIDNYGNRIHHIFLDCKSCKLDKNWMNLIQQISYYF; this comes from the exons atgggGAACGTTGCAACTAAcaatgttataaaaaataagaacCCTGAtgctaaaaaatataatattttaattttaggCCTTAGTGGGTCAGGGAAAAcaacattattatatcataaCATTATACCAG aATGGTCAAATATAACTTCATGCATGGAACCAACAATATCATATCACTATGaagaaattaaattaatgaaCGGAAGAATTGGCTTTTGGGACATTTCAGGAAACACTATA ATGAGAAATATATGGCAACTGATTTATCGGAACATAATGGTAAATGCTGTTTTATACATTATTAACATAATGGATATATCAGATGAAGCAATAGCAGAAAACAATTCACTCATAAGTctattattaaatgatgAATGCTTGCAGACATCTTGTATAGTTTTAGTATTTAATACTTTTAACGAAGTGAGTAATATAGATGAAACTACTAAAAACGAATTACTAATtagatataaaattaagGATTTGATTGATAATTATGGAAATAGAattcatcatatttttttagattGCAAAAGTTGCAAATTGGACAAAAACTGGATGAATTTAATACAACAAatttcttattatttttaa